One part of the Bacteroidia bacterium genome encodes these proteins:
- a CDS encoding CHAT domain-containing tetratricopeptide repeat protein: MFRPFSRTVVFKKAFLLALFTLEILWSFQGKGLFGQNELERAIQQKEDIAYAKALDSFRKLRQSPTYQEFDFALQLENEMLEIFLMLAEFDSAQFHLNYPKNWEARKVEDATEALCNRYHLRAQFFLLKKEYKKGQLYLEEVDSLFQLYKPEQIAKIQLRKVRLDIATGKFGSAGERLKELELGLETYHPLLKADFHFEKGFYHQLYKRFDISVKELGKALDLYGENLSPLHPKIGLTHTFLSYTYRGKYELKKSLQSIRAALKIQEQVLGFKHPHLATTYYYYATSLNMIGDYPSSAKYNTEAIRVYKQAMGDAGNSLGNYYASLGYAKRGMNQMEEAEDAYRRALDYYLAPPVFRQIDMPYYNYSITLLKNKKFAQALDYLNKAFEVRKERHGENSPLLLNIYEEYGAAYMGSDKWEEARRYYEKCLEIEEVNPQKLETRIAAYKNSIGEIERILEHPRTALIYQEEALAHLGYDMSAESMDELDIIGTGRPDLVSDIFLEIAQLLRELAEKDKEEGLKEQALQIYKQCDYFIDQRRLSFFSEEAKLSLAGKAREIFEKGISLAYELYEETGEKEYLETALYFSGKSKSLLLLLGLKESFALQSSGIPEHLTQREWELELELANLKTERYELNQSRDENREKLEEIEQKLFQAERARDSLINTLEKNFPDYHALKYELALPSVAEIQTRIPANMKVLDYFWGEGGMYIFSLDQKELNGYKLEVKDSSLLDKINEFRMRVFNPFMGEHDADFIRERNEFAALSYGLRRELLPEELINDLAGFNRLKVIPDGALGYLNYGLLLKEDTRKGTSYRDMPYLFNDQGLSYAFSIGQWWHLLLKGPIKLKGKDDLLAFRPSYPETGETFELELAMRKGFGPLYYSKQEIEQISQYFDTQIFEEEEATEKSFYQWAAEFPLIQISGHAMIPDSAPSAAFIAFTDVNSSQYDDSLMLEELYAQRLHAEMVVLSACETGIGELYRGEGIMSLGRGFTYAGARSLVSSLWEVNDRSTAMIMKSFYQYLSEGMEKDLALRQAKKDYLSKSDQFQSHPYFWAAFVANGDMKALEMEEKTYAWVWALGFIIVALLGLAVFKFKREPV; encoded by the coding sequence ATGTTCAGGCCTTTCTCTAGAACAGTTGTTTTTAAAAAGGCATTTTTACTCGCCTTATTTACCCTGGAAATTCTATGGAGTTTTCAGGGTAAAGGGCTTTTTGGACAAAATGAGTTGGAAAGAGCTATTCAGCAAAAAGAAGACATTGCCTACGCCAAAGCCCTGGATAGTTTTCGAAAGTTGAGGCAATCCCCAACATATCAGGAATTTGACTTTGCCCTCCAGCTGGAGAATGAAATGCTGGAAATATTTCTGATGCTGGCTGAATTTGATTCTGCACAATTTCACCTAAACTATCCTAAAAACTGGGAGGCCAGGAAGGTGGAGGATGCAACAGAAGCTTTGTGCAATCGATATCATCTGCGCGCACAATTTTTCCTGCTGAAAAAAGAATATAAAAAAGGGCAGCTGTATCTTGAGGAAGTTGACTCCTTATTTCAGCTCTATAAACCAGAACAGATAGCAAAAATTCAACTCAGGAAAGTTCGACTAGATATCGCAACAGGAAAATTTGGATCTGCAGGGGAGCGATTGAAAGAACTTGAGTTAGGTCTCGAAACCTACCATCCCTTATTAAAGGCTGATTTTCACTTTGAAAAAGGCTTTTATCATCAGCTTTACAAACGCTTTGATATTTCGGTAAAGGAGTTAGGCAAAGCTTTGGATCTGTATGGAGAAAATTTATCCCCCCTACATCCGAAAATTGGATTAACCCATACTTTTTTATCCTACACCTACAGAGGGAAATATGAATTAAAAAAATCACTTCAAAGCATACGGGCAGCTTTAAAAATTCAGGAGCAGGTGCTGGGCTTTAAGCATCCTCATTTGGCAACTACCTATTATTATTATGCTACCAGCCTGAATATGATTGGAGATTATCCCAGTTCTGCCAAATACAATACAGAAGCTATCCGTGTGTATAAACAAGCGATGGGAGATGCGGGCAATTCTCTGGGCAATTATTATGCAAGCTTAGGATATGCCAAAAGAGGAATGAATCAAATGGAGGAAGCTGAAGATGCTTATCGTAGAGCCCTCGATTACTATCTCGCCCCTCCTGTTTTCAGGCAGATAGATATGCCTTATTATAACTATAGTATTACCCTCCTGAAGAATAAGAAATTTGCCCAGGCACTCGATTATCTAAATAAGGCCTTCGAAGTCAGAAAGGAAAGACATGGAGAAAACAGCCCTTTACTCCTCAATATTTATGAGGAATATGGAGCTGCCTATATGGGCTCAGATAAATGGGAAGAAGCGAGGCGCTACTATGAAAAGTGCCTGGAAATTGAAGAGGTCAATCCGCAAAAACTGGAAACGAGAATTGCAGCATATAAAAACTCTATCGGTGAAATTGAACGCATCCTGGAGCATCCACGTACTGCTTTGATCTATCAAGAGGAAGCACTCGCACATCTGGGATATGATATGAGTGCAGAATCTATGGACGAACTGGATATCATCGGAACGGGTCGACCGGATTTGGTCTCAGATATTTTCCTTGAGATTGCCCAGCTGCTCAGGGAGCTAGCTGAGAAAGATAAGGAGGAAGGCTTGAAAGAACAGGCATTGCAAATCTATAAGCAATGCGATTATTTTATCGACCAAAGAAGATTATCCTTTTTCTCCGAAGAGGCAAAATTGAGCCTGGCAGGGAAAGCTCGGGAGATTTTTGAAAAAGGTATTTCTCTCGCTTATGAGCTTTATGAAGAAACAGGAGAAAAAGAATACCTGGAAACAGCCTTGTATTTTTCGGGTAAAAGCAAGTCTCTCCTTCTTCTCCTGGGCTTAAAAGAATCATTTGCCCTTCAAAGTTCCGGGATACCAGAGCATCTAACCCAAAGAGAGTGGGAACTGGAATTGGAGTTGGCAAATTTGAAAACAGAACGCTATGAATTAAACCAGAGCAGGGACGAAAATCGAGAGAAGTTAGAGGAAATCGAACAAAAACTCTTTCAAGCAGAGCGAGCCAGAGATTCTCTTATCAACACCCTGGAAAAGAACTTCCCGGATTATCATGCACTAAAATATGAATTGGCTCTGCCATCGGTAGCAGAAATTCAGACTCGTATCCCAGCCAATATGAAGGTCCTGGATTATTTTTGGGGAGAGGGAGGCATGTATATTTTTTCTTTGGACCAGAAAGAACTCAATGGATACAAACTTGAAGTGAAGGATAGCAGCCTCCTGGATAAAATCAATGAATTTCGGATGCGGGTTTTCAATCCTTTTATGGGGGAACATGATGCTGACTTTATACGGGAGAGAAATGAATTTGCAGCTTTATCCTATGGATTAAGAAGGGAATTATTACCGGAGGAATTGATCAATGATCTGGCAGGATTTAATCGACTCAAAGTTATTCCGGATGGAGCCCTGGGGTATTTAAATTATGGTTTATTGCTGAAAGAGGATACGCGCAAAGGGACCAGTTATCGGGACATGCCCTATTTGTTCAATGATCAGGGCCTTTCTTATGCTTTTTCTATCGGACAGTGGTGGCATTTATTGCTGAAAGGACCGATCAAATTAAAAGGGAAGGATGATCTGCTTGCTTTTCGTCCCAGCTATCCGGAAACAGGAGAAACATTCGAACTGGAACTTGCCATGCGTAAAGGCTTTGGCCCTCTCTACTACAGCAAACAGGAAATCGAGCAAATCAGCCAGTACTTTGATACCCAAATATTTGAAGAGGAAGAGGCCACTGAAAAATCCTTCTATCAATGGGCCGCAGAATTTCCCCTGATACAAATTTCTGGTCATGCGATGATTCCAGATAGTGCTCCAAGTGCTGCCTTTATCGCTTTTACCGATGTCAATTCTTCTCAATATGATGATTCCCTGATGTTGGAGGAACTCTATGCACAAAGACTGCATGCAGAAATGGTTGTTTTGAGTGCCTGTGAAACCGGAATAGGGGAGTTGTACCGGGGAGAAGGAATCATGAGCCTTGGACGAGGATTTACCTATGCGGGCGCCAGAAGTCTGGTCTCAAGTCTGTGGGAAGTGAATGACCGATCTACGGCTATGATTATGAAGTCTTTCTATCAATACCTTTCTGAGGGTATGGAGAAAGACCTGGCACTCCGACAGGCAAAAAAAGATTATCTGAGTAAAAGTGATCAATTTCAGTCTCATCCCTATTTCTGGGCAGCTTTTGTCGCTAATGGAGATATGAAAGCCCTCGAAATGGAAGAAAAGACCTATGCGTGGGTGTGGGCCCTTGGCTTTATTATCGTAGCATTGCTTGGGCTTGCTGTCTTCAAATTCAAAAGAGAGCCAGTCTAA
- a CDS encoding IS110 family transposase: protein MDNNVYGIDIAKKSFEVVCLNDSGKSWVKSYSNTASGHCKFIEVLSQGDLCVMEASGPYYLSLAFSLHQHGIKLSVVNPLVIRRYSQMQLRRTKTDQQDARLIAQYGRDHRSFIKPWQPPAAIFLRLQQFLTSINLFQKQLQMLRNQFEAMDQVPIVDPLVRSQQLYLIEQLQASIKRLEQQMLSLSKEHCSQSYQSLMSIPGIGPKTACLLICITHDFSRFESAKQLVAYLGLCPRIFTSGSSVKGKERIVKMGQALARKYLYMGAFSAMKVNPLCQSMVENMKQKGKHHKVIRVAVAHKLLRQAFAVAKNRTQFNPNFI, encoded by the coding sequence ATGGATAATAACGTATATGGAATCGACATTGCCAAAAAAAGCTTTGAAGTAGTCTGTCTTAATGATAGTGGGAAAAGCTGGGTAAAAAGCTATTCCAATACTGCTTCGGGCCATTGTAAATTTATCGAAGTCCTCTCTCAAGGAGATCTCTGTGTCATGGAAGCAAGTGGTCCCTATTATTTATCCCTGGCCTTTAGTTTACATCAGCATGGGATTAAACTAAGTGTAGTTAATCCCCTGGTCATTCGCCGCTACAGTCAGATGCAATTAAGGCGAACCAAGACCGATCAGCAAGACGCGCGCTTAATTGCTCAATATGGACGGGATCACCGAAGCTTTATTAAGCCCTGGCAGCCTCCAGCGGCTATTTTTCTCCGCTTACAGCAGTTTTTGACTAGCATTAACCTATTTCAAAAACAGCTCCAGATGCTTCGTAATCAGTTCGAGGCTATGGATCAAGTTCCCATAGTGGATCCTTTGGTAAGAAGTCAGCAGCTTTATCTGATTGAACAACTACAAGCTTCGATCAAGCGGCTGGAGCAACAGATGCTCAGCCTTAGTAAAGAGCATTGTTCACAAAGCTATCAGTCGCTTATGAGCATCCCAGGTATAGGACCTAAGACCGCTTGTTTGTTGATCTGTATTACCCATGACTTTAGCCGATTTGAGTCTGCCAAACAATTGGTCGCTTATTTGGGATTATGTCCTCGTATTTTCACATCGGGTAGCTCTGTAAAGGGAAAAGAGAGGATCGTAAAAATGGGGCAGGCCTTGGCAAGAAAGTATCTCTATATGGGAGCCTTTTCCGCGATGAAAGTAAATCCTCTTTGTCAATCTATGGTAGAAAATATGAAACAAAAGGGTAAACATCATAAAGTCATTAGAGTCGCCGTTGCTCATAAACTCTTAAGGCAGGCTTTTGCTGTAGCTAAAAATAGAACTCAATTTAATCCCAATTTTATTTGA
- a CDS encoding aldo/keto reductase, giving the protein MRTVHIKGAEIPVIGMGTYTIKGSGAAELIAQALEMGYTYLDSAQMYGNESDISKGIKLAGAEREDVFVLTKVHPENTYPDKFLESVEESLRNLDLDYVDLLLIHWPNPKVPVQHAIAELMKAQEKGYAKFIGVSNFNISMIKTALEMGAEIVTNQVEYHCFLNQDKLKHFLQEKGISLTAYSPLGQGMVIGNPVLKEIGEKYSKTEAQVALRWLIEQDQVLAIPRSSSKERLASNLEVFDFWLSEEDRKAIDKLRFTNRRMVDWQYSPDWD; this is encoded by the coding sequence ATGAGAACCGTCCATATAAAGGGGGCTGAAATTCCTGTCATTGGTATGGGAACCTATACAATCAAGGGTTCAGGCGCAGCAGAGCTTATTGCACAAGCTTTGGAAATGGGCTATACCTATTTGGATAGTGCTCAGATGTATGGAAATGAATCAGACATTAGCAAGGGCATCAAATTGGCGGGTGCAGAGCGTGAAGATGTATTTGTCCTGACCAAGGTTCATCCCGAGAATACCTATCCCGACAAATTTCTTGAATCCGTTGAAGAAAGCTTGAGAAATCTGGACCTGGACTATGTGGACCTTTTGCTTATTCATTGGCCCAATCCCAAGGTGCCCGTACAACATGCCATCGCCGAATTGATGAAAGCTCAGGAAAAGGGCTATGCAAAATTTATCGGAGTCAGCAATTTCAATATCTCTATGATTAAAACGGCTTTGGAAATGGGGGCGGAAATCGTAACCAATCAGGTCGAATATCACTGTTTCCTTAATCAGGATAAACTCAAACACTTTTTGCAGGAAAAGGGGATTTCTCTCACTGCATATTCTCCTCTGGGGCAAGGTATGGTCATAGGAAATCCGGTCTTGAAGGAAATTGGTGAGAAGTACTCCAAAACCGAGGCACAGGTAGCTTTGCGTTGGTTGATTGAGCAGGATCAGGTACTGGCGATCCCGCGCAGTTCCAGCAAGGAACGTTTGGCGTCTAATCTGGAAGTATTTGATTTCTGGTTATCGGAAGAAGATCGAAAAGCCATAGATAAACTTCGCTTCACAAATCGCAGGATGGTTGACTGGCAATACTCACCGGATTGGGATTGA
- a CDS encoding DoxX family protein, with the protein MESIADYFTLGTIFKGLFAAFFIYAGISHFRVPKFFLKITPKWVPYPEQVNIFVGLVEILLGIALMIPATQSLAAWGIIALLVAVFPANVYHHQKAREKGKHVIPTLIRLPIQGLFIFWASLYI; encoded by the coding sequence ATGGAATCTATTGCCGACTACTTTACATTAGGAACGATCTTTAAAGGGCTTTTCGCTGCATTCTTTATCTATGCTGGCATCAGCCATTTTCGTGTCCCAAAATTCTTTCTTAAAATCACTCCAAAATGGGTTCCTTATCCTGAGCAGGTAAATATATTCGTAGGGCTAGTCGAAATTCTATTAGGAATAGCCCTTATGATTCCTGCCACCCAATCTTTAGCTGCCTGGGGAATCATAGCTCTATTGGTTGCTGTTTTCCCTGCAAACGTCTACCACCATCAAAAAGCAAGAGAAAAAGGGAAACACGTCATTCCGACCCTCATTCGATTACCGATACAAGGCCTGTTTATCTTTTGGGCTAGTTTGTATATCTAG
- a CDS encoding sigma-70 family RNA polymerase sigma factor, with product MNKGNYTDAQLISSIKAGGNACDQAIAWIYRKHLDAVLSFIMARNGSREEAKDIFQDAVLSLLMSIQEGKFEGKSSLSTYLHAISKNLWYRRFRRSITADEYKASLNKDEIELGDPEYLMVDQDTEAQLQGLMVSLKDKCREVLTMWAQKYSMKEIAAALGYSNEQVVRNKKNHCLKELKELVRKNPEVRNLIGELLT from the coding sequence TTGAATAAGGGCAATTATACAGACGCTCAGCTCATTTCTTCCATTAAAGCAGGAGGAAACGCATGTGACCAGGCAATCGCCTGGATTTACCGGAAACATCTGGATGCGGTTCTTTCCTTTATCATGGCCAGAAATGGGAGCAGAGAAGAAGCGAAGGATATATTTCAGGATGCTGTACTCAGTCTTTTGATGAGTATACAAGAAGGGAAGTTTGAAGGGAAGAGTAGCCTGAGTACCTATCTGCACGCAATCAGCAAGAATCTCTGGTACAGAAGATTCAGAAGAAGTATCACTGCAGATGAGTATAAAGCATCTTTAAATAAAGATGAGATTGAACTGGGCGATCCTGAATACCTTATGGTAGATCAAGACACTGAGGCACAACTGCAAGGCCTGATGGTCAGCCTGAAAGATAAATGTAGAGAGGTATTGACCATGTGGGCACAGAAGTATAGCATGAAGGAGATCGCGGCGGCTTTAGGATACAGCAATGAACAGGTAGTGAGAAACAAAAAAAATCACTGCCTGAAAGAACTAAAGGAACTCGTCAGGAAAAATCCTGAAGTGAGAAATTTAATTGGAGAATTGCTGACATAA